One window of the Trifolium pratense cultivar HEN17-A07 linkage group LG2, ARS_RC_1.1, whole genome shotgun sequence genome contains the following:
- the LOC123909164 gene encoding uncharacterized protein LOC123909164: MGNCCTSSSSSSMEWGGEDWESLRSSSPSTKPKNSSSSSRSKVFDESAHVRKEENNNLLGKLRDSSDANGKVTLKISKSELAELLGAIQQNNNNNDQQQPHKQKKELASAEEVLFRLMKTRDHQIISSHWKPVLDTIPEC, encoded by the coding sequence ATGGGAAACTGTtgcacatcatcatcatcatcatcaatggAGTGGGGTGGAGAGGATTGGGAATCATTGAGGTCATCGTCGCCATCAACGAAGCCAAAAAATTCATCGTCGTCATCAAGAAGTAAGGTGTTTGATGAATCTGCTCATGTTCGAAAAGAGGAGAATAATAATCTTTTAGGAAAGCTTAGAGATTCTTCTGATGCAAATGGAAAAGTGACACTAAAAATTTCAAAGAGTGAATTGGCTGAATTATTGGGAGCaatacaacaaaataataataacaatgatCAACAACAGCCACATAAGCAGAAGAAAGAATTAGCTTCAGCAGAAGAAGTTCTGTTTCGGTTAATGAAAACAAGAGATCATCAAATTATTAGTAGTCACTGGAAACCTGTATTAGACACTATTCCTGAATGTTAA